The nucleotide sequence CCCCTTACCCTTTTATATCCACCATTTGACCTGGTGTGTAAATGCGTGGTGTTCATGAGCATAGAAAGTAAATCCTTCATTTCCTCAGGACTGATGACTGACTCATTCTTTCTTCTAAAGTAACTTCTTTAGGTTTTAATACTCCAGAACATATTCATCTCTTTTATTTCGCGAGGTCCTTCTATTGGATTTGCGGCAGGCTTTGGAACTTCAATTGCTTCTTGCTCCGATATTTCAGCTCGAGCTTGATTGACAAGTCCTTGCAAGTCCTCTTGCAGAGAACTATAAAGATAAGTATTTAAGTTATTGTTTACGTTTGCGATTGTCATCCTAAATTCTTCCTCTACAGAATCTCCTAATTAGAAATGGAATTTAGAAGAAAACGAAACTACTGGCTAATCTACTGCTGATAGCGAGTGGTAATAAGTCACCAATTCTGCGCTCTTCTTTCTCAGCTTTCACTCAGAAAGGATCAAATTATCAATCAAGCCTTTTTCCATTCGGAATACTTAACTGTTCCATTTACTTCTTTCGTCTCGTTGCTGTCTAATTCTTCTGGGATAATATTACCACAAAGATGGTCTAACTTTTCTATCTTTGCAGTGATTCTCTCAATAAGCGACATAAACTTACTTTTTTCTGTTCCATAATTTCTATCGGCATCCTATGGGAAAATCACAATTACATAAATTAATCTATTTGCGAAAAAATTTCCTGATTTGAATGGAGGATTGCCACAGAGTATAGAAGACACAGAGAGGGAGATGAGTTGGTCGCGAATACTGGGAACGAAAGAAGGACTGAAAACCGAATAAAAATACAATTTAAAAAATGGGGATGTTCGCACCCCCGAATGAAGTTTTCTTTCTAAAATATTATAACATAAGCACCGTTGGGTCTAGGCACTCGATTTGGAGATGGATATGAGGAATCATCTTTCGATCCTTGCTGCTGTATCGCTTGGAAATATCTTGAGCGATTCCGAGTCTGTCTCCTTGCTTGACTCGTTTTCCTAAAACTTTCTTATCAGGAATAAAGTAGAACATCTTTAAACTAAGTGAATCGTTTCCCAAAAGAACACCTGAATAATTCTTATCAGTATAGGGAAATGCCTGTCGAATTACAATTCCATCAACAGGACTAACAATGACTTGCCCAGGCTCACAGATAAAATCGATTCCATTGTGTTTTCGTTTCCTCTTGGAGCGTTGAATAAGCCAGACCCAAAATGATCCATGAGTCGAACCGATTTACCAGTGGGCGAAATAAGTTTAACCTGTTTCATGCTTTCCTCCCAGTCTTGGGTGTGAAAAGTTTGGTATATAAAAACAGAAATCCTTCTAAGAGTCCAGAATTGGCAAGAGCCGCAAAAAACAAAAGCAAAACAAGCGGAATCTCTGTGGGTAATCCATAAATCGGGAGGGTAACGAAGGTATACCCCTCGCGGGAAAGCTCAAACTGAATGATACGAATATTTAGAGCCATTAAAGCAATTCGTAAAATATTTTTAATTGTGATGAGTTCTACAAGTCTTGTAAGAAAAGAAATGAGAACAGCGAGAAGTTTTTTGAATCTTCTTTTGCATATATAAAATGTCCTTCAATTTTAATTTGTATTGTTTGAGAAGACCAGGTGAGATGTCCTTCTGATTGGAAAACAAAGTGCAACATTAAGATAGCCTTTGGTCTTCCTTCTTGGTTCTTGATGAGTGAATATTGAATCGACTTACAGGTATTAAGCGAAGATACAGGCAAATCATTGTAAATCTCTGCTCCTCCTTCTTCGAGTGCCTGATACCAATTAAAGAATCCACTTGCTTTGGGAATTCTCTCAGAATGTTGAAAACTAATTCCATCCCGCAAACTAAACGCAGTAGGAATAAAAAAATCTCCAATTAGTTCATAAAGAACTACTCTATCCGAACCAGATAGAACTAATAACTGAGCAAGCTTTTCAATCTTTAAAATCTTAAAGCGAATAGACTGAAAGAATCCTTGATAACTAAAATAATCATGCATGAGCTTGTTTTAAAAAATAAAGTGCAATAAATAAAAAATAGCAGATACTAGCTCGTATACATTCTTTTTGATATTTACCAATAGATCAGTCATGCTGTCCGCCTGTGTGCGATTGTGTAAGTTATAATCTCCCCCGCATCGGCAGGAAGATTTACAGTAGCAGAAAGTTCTCTTCTTCTTACATCCGAAACATAGACTTGCTGTATTCCCTTTGCATAGACAACACAGAGCACATAATAGCTGTCATCCTGTAAATTATCAAGCTCCCATTGAAAGTAAACTTGATTGAAATTATGCGTTATACGCAGACCAAGAAGTTCTTTCATACTAGCGTTAGTTAATACCAATTCGTCGTATTTGATAGACAATGCATCAGAGTCTAAGTCATAGGAAACATTCTTCCAATTTAAAGAACAAAACACAGCCGCTTTGTTTGAATTCTTGTTTGCAATATCATACCGAAGTGCAGGTCTGAAAACTTGAAATAAAGATCCCATACCTTTAATACGCGCGCGGTGCACGATTTGTTTATCACTCTTCCTGTCGTTGTAGCTTTTAGGAAGACTCCTGACACATGTTTGTCCTTTTGATTCATAGTAGACTAAGTTTCCCAATCTACCACGAAGTCCTTTGTTTAATTCATTTGTTAATTTTGCCATGGTGGTTACTCCAAAGTAGGCGTTAGAAAAATCCCCCTTGATCCCCCTTTGCGAAAGGGGGTTTTGTTCTAAGAAGTGACTTTCTGTAAAAAGTCACTCTTCATCGAAACCCCCTTTTTTATCCGCCCTTCAGCTTTCGCTGACCAACGCCTTCGCCGGGGGCAGGGGGGATTTGAATTTCTAAAAAGCCTCCTACTTAAACTGTCACACTACCTGCGTATTGTGAAGTGCTTGAAATGTCACCATTGCCTGTGAAGATGTAGACAAAAACTTGTTGGGTTGCCCATGTTGCTGGAACGGCTAATGTAGATGTGCCACCAGAACGGATAGAGGCTGTGTTTACAACTGTCTGCTTTGCAACAGGGTTATAGGCAACCATTGTCACCTTGTCGGTTCCGATTCCATAGCCTCCATAGTTCCAAGTAACTGTGATGTTTTGTCCTGCGTTGGCAAGGGCTATGTCATTTAAGGCTTCTAACTTTCCTCGGCTGACCACAATAGCCGCGTTATCCACAACCAATGCACCAGCAGTGCCGGAAATAGTTGGATAGTTAATCCTTCTAAAAACATTGTATTTGGTGATGCCCTCTGCTGTTCCATCTAAGCCAAGAGGAATGACCTGAGTAAACGCATTACTCAGGGTGGTCATAGCCTTAAACTTTTCTCGAACAAAAAGTTGTGCAGGGGTTGGTGCTGATTTGCTACCTTCTGACTTTGCCTTGATAACAGTCTGTCCGTTCCAATCTGAAAATGTAATGTCACCAACAGCTCCGGCAACGTTTCCTAAAATTTTTCTTGTTAATTTTCCCATATAAATAAGTTCCTTTTTCTCGCCCCGATCTTTGCGGGGCTGAGTTATTTGATTTTAATTGTCATCCTTTTTCGCATCGTGTGGATAATGATGATTATGCTACTACACAGTCATTTCGAACCGAGCGTGAGAAATCTATCTGACAAATTACAGAGTATTAAGCAAGATAGACCTTGCGAAGGCGAAGGGCGCGTCAAGCGTAGGGCGGACGATGAAGCTGTTCGAGGTGACCGTTTTAAGCCACTACCATACCTTTTGTTTTACTAAATCCCTCTTGAATCATGAGAGTTGTATAATCACGTTTGTCCGGTAAAATAACTTCCACAAGAGCACGTCCGTATTTTTCAGTGCCGTGAAGTTTTACTTCGACTTCTTTATCCAGGAGGAGTTCACAGGCTCGGTCTTTTGCAAGCACGCCCCTGACTCGTTCCGAATCGGATGATGGTCGAAATATCTCCGGTGTATCCAATCCGAATACGCGGAAATGTCTTGTTATCCGCACATCGAAACCAAGATCGACTTCACCCTTGAATGTATCCCCATCGATCACTTCAATCACTGTTACTGAATATAATAAAAATAATTTCATAAATAAAATTTCCTTAATCAAGCTCACTTAATCTCATCGTCTGTGAAAATGAGGTAAAGTATTGTTACCCACTATGTTATGAATCTAAATAATTTGAGTGGATACTCTTTGTAATACTCCTGTGAAATTGATTTTTCGGAAAATGAGAATACTCGAATAAGAAAAAAAGTAAACTTAAATTTTTTCTAATGGAATATTTTTTTCCAATAATTACGTAGTTCGACACTTTTCCCGCTGAACTGCGTAATTAAGGTATATTTGACTGTCACATCGAACAGCCTTCCACCCTGCGCTTGGTCGCGCCCAACGCCTTCGCACGTGATATGTCTATTATCGTATCATTGCCAGATAGATTTCTCACAGCGCAAACTCGGATGCTGCTAGTTCGAAATGACCGCACTGAGGCTAATGCTGTGTATACGCTTTGTATAAGCTGCGTATAAGATAACGTTTTATCAAAGCTAGGGTAGCGATAGGTTCAAAGCTATACGGGATAGGTTCCCTATGCCCTTAACCCCATTAAAAGGTATTAGGGAACCCATTGCTACCCTATGTTATGTGCATCGTCTTCTTATACAAAGGTAAAAGGAAACTACTACTCCTGTCACCTCGAACAGCAGTATCGTGAGAGGTCTATCATCCTTAGAACTATCGTTGTATTGCCAGATAGATTTCTCACGGCGCAAGCTTGGATGCTGCTAGTTCGAAATGACCGGGTTACTTTGATTGTCAGTGAATGGAAAAACTAACCCCGCTCAAATCCTTCACCACACAGCAAAGCAAAGTGTGTGTGCCTTTGAGTGAGAGTAAATACTGATTATCCTCAACTTTCTTGCCATAGGCAAGATTAAAACCGGATTTGCATTCTTGCCTAAGTTTACCAAAATCAGAGGAAGGTATATAGTGATTATTCGCTACTGGTAAAGCTTTCGAAAGTTCGAGAAGTTCTATGAAACAAGTTTTAGAAGTAGTATCACCAACATAATTATTAGGAAGCAAAACACGAAGCTCAGAGGTTTCGACTTTGAATAAAATATCATTGTCCAATTCAGAATGATGAAGAGTAAATTCGAGGACTTGGTTTTCATACTTGTATGAGAGTAAAGTAGAATCGCCACTTGTGGAAATGATTTGGTTTAAAGTAAGTTCTGAAATATTCATAGATTAAAATGCCGAGCGAATTCTGCCCATTGTCCCCTGTTTACAATTTTGTCTTTTAAAAATAAATGTCCATTACAATTTCCAATGGAATAGTAACTCATTAAAGATTACCACCGATGAACACGGATGGACACCGATAAAAGATTAGATTTTGTTAAATAAAAAAGTAAGGTTGGTGAGTAGCAGCGTCCAAGCAAGCGTATCGAACCACACAATTGTCTAAATAAATTCCTCTAACAGTCTGCAAGAGTCTACAGTAGATTACCCGCTCTTCTTTGATTAGCGCAATGTCAGAATCTATCTTATATTCTAAATTCACCAGAGTGAATAAATCATTGCTTTGTTTGGGTGGAAACAATCATGGCAGACAAAGAAAAAACAATCTTTTCCATTCAAGTTCCTAATGAGATGAGCGAAGAGTTAGAAGAAGAAACCAAGCGAAAGTCCAGGTCTAGGAATTTTATTGTAAATCTTGCTTTGAAGACTTTTCTGGAGAAGCCGGAGAAGGAAAGGGATAAGTTGTATCCGTAGTTTTTTTGATATTTTAATTTTATTTCTCTACTTTCTCTCCAATAATTTTTAACTAATGAAAGCTTGGTTTTTAAAGTAGCACAGAGCATTTACATTGACAAAGTTTACACCTATTTTAGTTTCCATGTATGTTTGACTTTATTAATTGATGATATCGTAATTGGTTTCGATTTGGCTTTTGTATTAATCGATAGCATTAAACGAATGTAAAGTAAGCATAATAAAAGTTGTGTAAAATACGTGCTTAAGGAAATGTCATGTACTCAATATACGAAAAAAAAATAATCGGTAACCAAGTCAAATTTAATTATTCTGAGGAAGCTCATATTTTTGGTTGTAATCAAGGTTGGATACCTTGGTTACTAACCAAGACAATGCAGCCCGATCAAACAGAGCCATATAAATGGAGTTTAGATGTTCCATTACTGCTAAGCAAAAATGGTTACGCAGATAAAGCATTTATAATTGATATAAAGCCTAATACTGATGAAGACATTGTTATCGGAGAACTATTAAATGTTTGGGGATATTCTGACCATGGATGGACACCCTTTTTACTTGAAATTAACATGCTTTACTTTGATGGCGAAGATAAATACAATTTTATCTCAAAAAACGAAAAGGATATCGTTTACTCATTTTTGTATGCACGGGGAAGTATAGAAAAAGGTAAAATCATTGGGAAATGGTTGCCGGCTAGTCGAAGTCCAACTAATGCTGTCCTTTTATGGCCCGATGTTGTAGCATATTTTTTTTCGTGTATTAAAAACCAAAAATATGTTGAATGGTAAATGCAACGCGCGTTTTTCACACAAGATGGCGTATCAACTAAGAGAGTGGACTATTTTTGGATACAGCCCATCCCCCCTAAAAATAGATAAAAAAGAAAAGAAAGGAAAAATAACCTTATTTTGAATCTTGCCTTGAAGACTTTTCTTGAGAAACCGGAGAAGGATAGGGATAAGTTGTATCCGTAGGGGATCATGCCTGTCAATCCTGTTTATCTATAGAATTGTTTCGTAATCCTATAATTTTCAAGGGAAAATCGTTATTTTCCTTGCTTTAAAACTGCATATTCTAGAGTGTTAGTTTTGGGGAAATCATTGTGAGTTTAATACCGGATATTGGTCAAGTTGCAGAAGTTAGAAATAGAAAGTACGTTGTTCGCGATATATCCGAAAGTATTGAGAGTTCTTTAACACGCAATCAACAAAAGCATCATTTAGTTTATTTATCCAGCATAGAAGAAGATGGTTTTGGGGAAGAAATCATTGTTGCTTGGGAAATTGAGCCCGGTGCAAAAGTGAATGAAAACTTACTTCCATCTGGAGAGGATTTTGATGATCCTTCTGAATTTGATTCGTTTCTAAATGCGATTCGCTGGAATGTAATTTATTCTAGTTATTCTAAAAACCTACAAGCTCCTTTTTCGGTCTGGTGCGCAAATAGAAGGATATCAACTTGAACCTCTGATTCGTGCATTAGATATGCCTAGAGCCAACTTGCTAATAGCCGACGATGTAGGACTTGGTAAAACCATTGAAGCAGGACTTATAGCGCAAGAATTAGTCATTCGTCAAAAAGCCAGACGGATAATGATTGTTTGTCCCTCTGCTTTGCAACTCCAGTGGAAAGAACAAATGAGAGATAAATTTGGTCTCAATTTTAAAATTGTTGATTCTGAACTGATGAGATCCTTGCGAAGAGAAAGAGGAATTTATACCAATCCCTGGACACACTATCCAAGATTGATTACTTCGATTGATTATATCAAAAGAGATAGACCTCTTCGATTATTTGAAGATTCCTTAAAATCAGATGAAAATAAATTTCAAAGAGATTTTGATTTACTCATCCTAGATGAAGCGCATAACGTTGCTCCTTCGGGCAAAGGAAAGTATGCTACTGATTCACAAAGAACTAAAGTGATCCGAGTTCTTGCTCCTCATTTTGAACATAAGTTATTTTTAACGGCAACTCCTCATAATGGATATCCGGAAAGTTTTACAGCTCTGTTAGAATTATTGGACGACCAGCGTTTTGCACGAGGAATTGAAATAGATCAGAAACAACTTAGAACTATCATGATTCGTCGTTTAAAATCAGAATTTAAAGATAGAGTTATGGGTAATATGCTTTTTCCTCCAAGGGAAATTCAGCATCTTTCTGTGGAATATACAAAAGAAGAATTAAATGCACATAAGCTTTTGCAGGAATATGCTGATTCATTCACCGATGATGTAAAAGGTTATAGAGGTGTAATTTTTGATTTTGTAATGAAGTTATTAAAAAAACGATTATTCTCTTCGCCGGCGGCTTTCCGAAAAACAATTGAAAAACATGAAAAAACAATATTAGAAAAAACTAATAAATCAACTGCAATCAGAGAAAATTCTTTTCAACAAAAGTTATCCATCATAGACGATGAGTTTAATGATGATGAAGAGTTTGATTCCTCTACTGAATCTGTTGTCGAAGAAGTATCTGAATACTTTGAATCATTAAACAAAGACCAATTAGCCATCCTTAAAAAATTAAAAGAGTACGGTTCTAATTTTAGCGAAAGTGGAAATAAAGATTCTAAAGCAAATAAATTAGTATATTGGATAAAGGAACATTTATTCACAAATGGAAAATGGAATGATAGAAGAGTTCTAATTTTTACTGAATATAGGGATACACAGAAATGGCTTCTGGATACGATTTTTTCTACTGCTGGAATTTCAGGAGAGGACAGAATCATGAGTATCTATGGAGGCATGAAAGTAGAAGACCGTGAAAAAATAAAAGCGGCATTTCAAGCGGATCCTAAAGAATCAAAAGTCAGAATATTGTTAGCGACTGACGCTGCATCGGAAGGAATTGATTTACAGAATTTTTGCAATGATTTAATTCACTATGAAATCCCTTGGAACCCGAATCGAATGGAGCAAAGAAATGGTAGGCTTGATCGACATGGACAAAAAGCTGATAAAGTGAATATTTATCACTTTGTAGGCTCTGGGTATAAAAACAATGTTGTAGCGGCTAAGGTCGGTGATCTTGAAGCGGATTTAGAATTTTTAATGAGAGCCGCTTTAAAAATAGAAAGGATTCGAGAAGACTTAGGAAAGATCGGACCGATTCTTGCCAAACAAGTGCAAGAAGCGATGCTTGGAAAGAGAAATTCGTTGGATATTAGAGAAGACGATGATAATTCTGTTAGTAAGAAAGTATTAAAATTAGAACAGGATTTAAAAAAACAAATCGAAGAAAGTAAACGAAAGCTAGAAGAAACAAAGACAACTCTTCATATTTCACCAAACGAAATTTTCAATTCCGTAAAACTCGCTTTAAAGATTTCTGCAAAACCTGAATTGATTCCGGTTACTAGCGATACTCCGCTCTATCCGGATTCTGATTTGTTATTTAAAGTTCCGAGTTTTAGTGGAAGCTGGGCACAGGCTAATGAAGGTTTGCTTCATCCTTTTTCTGGTAAAGTTCGCCCGATTACATTTGATCCAGAAAGAATTAGAGGTAGAGATGATGTTGTGTTAGCCCACATGAATCACCCGCTCGTTCGACTATCGCTCAATCTACTTCGTGCAGAAGTTTGGTCAACCAATCCAAGTAAATATTTGAAGAGATTAACTGCAAAAATTGTTTCTTCTGATGTTGCCTCAGATATTATAATCGTCCTCTATTCAAGACTACTCATACTTGGATCTAACAATCAAAAAATTCAGGAAGAGATTTTACTTTCCGGTGGTTATCTACGAGAAGGAAAAATTGAAAAAATTTCTAAGCATGAAGAGTTAGTTAGAATAGAGAAAACAATTCCTTTAAAACAATCGATTTCTACAAAGAGAAAATCAGATATTTTACAACTTTGGAAAAAGATTAGCCCTGCACTGGAAAAAGCACAAAGCCAAAGAGTAGATTCTAGAGCAAAAGAACTCGCAAAAGAATTAGAAAAAAGAAAAGAAACGGAAATTAAAAATATCACTGAGATTTTGAAAGATTTGGAAAAGAGAATTAATAGTTTATTAAACACTCCTGAGGAAAAACAATTGACATTTGAATTTTCGGAATTGGAAAAAGATCAATACAAAAAGGACAGAGAGCATTTGAACAGAAGGCTTGGATTAATTCCGAAAGAAATAGAGTTGGAAACAAAAAAGATTCAGGATAAATACGCAAGCCAAGTTCCCAAAGTGTTTCCGGTGGGAGTATGTATTTTCATCCCTTCGGACTTAAATAGGTGATGGTTTTATAAAGAGATTATTTAGACAGGATTAACAGGATTTTCAGGATTGGTTTTATGGAACAAGAAGAGATAACAGAAAAGATTATAGCTTGTGCTTTTAAGGTTCATAACACGTTAGGTTTTGGTTTTTTAGAGAAAGTTTATGAGAATGCTTTTAAAATTGAGTTATTGAAAAATAATTTTGAGGTCAAACAACAATATCCACTACCGGTCTATTATGACGATAACTTAGTTGGTGATTACTTTGCTGATATTGTTGTGAATGAAAACATTGTAGTAGAGATAAAGACTGTGGAGACATTAGCTAAAATTCATGAAGCTCAGTTAGTAAATTATTTAAAGGCTTCAAATAATGAGTTTGGATTACTTATTAATTTTGGTAAATCAGTACAAGTAAAAAGAAAATATAAAAATCCAAAAGAAGGAATATAGACAGGATTAACAAGATTTTCAGGATTTAATTTGGAATTTGGATGATGATAATCCTGTGCATCCTGTAAATCCTGTCTAAGAAAGTTTTTAAAAAAGGAAAATATAAAAATCCAAAAGAAGGAATATAGACAGGATTAACAAGATTTTCAGGATTTAATTTGGAATTTGGATGATGATAATCCTGTGCATCCTGTAAATCCTGTCTGAGAAAGTTTTTAAAAAAGGAAAATGTGGTATTGAAACCGATTATTAAACATCATATTGAATGGTTGAGTCTCATTGAAGTCTCTGGTCCTTTTCTTGTTCCGAGTGTGCTCAACTCTGCTTTTCCAAATGGGCTTTTTCCTGTTGAAAGGAGAATGCAAGAAAATCTATTTATCGCATACAATCGATGGAAAGAAGAAATAAATCTAAATAAAGGCGATCTGCGTTTTCATAAAGTATGGGTGGAATATGTATTAGCCGAACTGCTTGGATATAGAGAATTTCTTTTGGATTTTATGAAAATCCCACAGAATCTTTCTGCTCGATCTGTAACGGGAAAAAATTTAAAACCAGACTATGTTTTATTTAATGAATCTGCTAGCTTACTCATTCGAGTATTAGAACCAAATAAAAATTTAGAAAAATCATCTGTGCATACAGAGGATAAGCCGCTTGATGAAATGAGAGAATTACTTAGAGCAACTAACGTTCCTCTTGGGCTTGTTACCAATGGAAGAATCTGGACTCTTGTATATTCAAAAAGGGAGGAGCCTACCGGATATGCGACTTGGGACAGCGAATTCTGGCAGGAAGAAAAAATTTCTCTTTCTTCTTTTCAGAATCTATTGGAACTTAGACGATTTTATGGACTTTCCGAAGAAGAAACACTTTTAGCCCTGTATGAAAAGAGTAAAAATGAACAAATAGAAATTACCAGACAACTTGGAGATCAAGTTCAGCGTGCGGTGGAAATTTTTATCCAAAACATGGATCGAATCAATCGAGATAGAGAT is from Leptospiraceae bacterium and encodes:
- a CDS encoding peptidoglycan DD-metalloendopeptidase family protein, giving the protein MGSTHGSFWVWLIQRSKRKRKHNGIDFICEPGQVIVSPVDGIVIRQAFPYTDKNYSGVLLGNDSLSLKMFYFIPDKKVLGKRVKQGDRLGIAQDISKRYSSKDRKMIPHIHLQIECLDPTVLML
- a CDS encoding thermonuclease family protein, whose amino-acid sequence is MKLFLLYSVTVIEVIDGDTFKGEVDLGFDVRITRHFRVFGLDTPEIFRPSSDSERVRGVLAKDRACELLLDKEVEVKLHGTEKYGRALVEVILPDKRDYTTLMIQEGFSKTKGMVVA
- a CDS encoding GxxExxY protein yields the protein MEQEEITEKIIACAFKVHNTLGFGFLEKVYENAFKIELLKNNFEVKQQYPLPVYYDDNLVGDYFADIVVNENIVVEIKTVETLAKIHEAQLVNYLKASNNEFGLLINFGKSVQVKRKYKNPKEGI